The following coding sequences are from one Anguilla rostrata isolate EN2019 chromosome 16, ASM1855537v3, whole genome shotgun sequence window:
- the LOC135242366 gene encoding cytochrome b-245 light chain, whose protein sequence is MGKIEWAMWANEQALAAGLILLTGGIVGVAGQFRDWEFAAYGVAAGFFVCLLEYPRGKRNKGTSMARTGQYCLTVCVKVFGPLTSNYYIRALLHAVICVPGAFILPTVLGCVCLAIASIIYLIAAIRGERWVPNLPTKETGKPSGAGIEEPPQNPPPRPPAEVRRKRLEDLEGAAYVNPIPVTANEM, encoded by the exons ATGGGGAAAATTGAGTGGGCTATGTGGGCAAATGAACAAGCTCTAGCGGCTGGACTGA TTCTCCTCACTGGTGGCATTGTGGGGGTAGCTGGCCAGTTCAGGGACTGGGAGTTTGCTGCGTATGGAGT AGCTGCGGGGTTTTTTGTCTGTCTCCTGGAGTACCCCCGGGGGAAGAGGAACAAGGGCACTAGCATGGCGAGAAC GGGCCAGTACTGCCTGACTGTTTGTGTGAAGGTCTTCGGTCCGCTCACCAGCAACTACTACATCAGAGCATTACTCCATGCTGT CATCTGTGTTCCAGGGGCTTTTATCCTGCCCACTGTGCTTGGCTGTGTCTGTCTGGCCATAGCCAGCATCATCTACTTAATA GCGGCTATCCGAGGAGAACGCTGGGTGCCAAATCTGCCCACGAAAGAGACGGGGAAGCCATCGGGGGCAGGCATCGAGGAGCCCCCCCAGAacccgcctccccgccccccagcggAGGTGCGCAGGAAGCGGCTGGAGGATCTGGAGGGGGCTGCGTACGTCAACCCCATCCCTGTCACTGCCAATGAAATGTAA